CGAACCACCCGTACACCTCGGTGCTGCGCTGGGCGACGCCGGATTTGGGCATGGACATGTCGGTGACGGGCGACTTCCCGATGCGGAAAATCGACATTCCGGACCCGGTGAACCCGCCGAGCGGGTGTCGGTTCCACACGCGGTGTCCCGAGGCGCGTGAGGTGTGCACGCGTGAGACGCCAGAACCGATGGACGTCGGCGACGCGTCGGTCTGTGCCTGTTTCCGCGTCGAGGAGCACCACGAGTACTGGAACAGTCCGCCAATCGAAGAAATGGAAAATGACGATTCGGATGCCGACTCCGGATTGGAATCGACGAGCGAAGGCGTCGAGTCGGACTAACGCTGTTCCCCTCGCCGTCGAAAAAAGCCCGATTTTGTTTTACGCGCCGTCTTCGTCGACCGGCGGTTTCGGCGTGAGCGCACCCGACTCGACCAGCGACGAGAGCGGGTTGTCGTCGATTTCGAGCGGCAGGTCCACCCGACCGCGACTCCGGACCGACTCGTAGCCCGCGAACAGGACCTCCGCGGTGTTGAGCCCGATTCGGCCGCTGATGGTGGGTTCCCGTCCCGTTTCGAGCGAGTCGATGATTTCCGCGACTGCGCGGTCGTGGAACTTCGACCCGTACCGTCCTTCCTCCTTGCCCGTGGCGTGCATCGTCTCGCCATCGACGTCGATTTCGGCTCGGGTGCGTCGTGTTCGAGTTCGAGCATCGGGCCGTCGGCGGCGTCGATCCTGATGACGCCGTCGCTTCCGCGGAGGAGGAGCGCCGCGCCGACGAACTCCGATTCGGGTTCCGTGGACGCGAGGCCGTAGACGCCGTTCGTGTAGCGCCACTGTGCCCACATCTGGTTCTCCTGGTGGACGCCGAACCGAACGTCCTCGTCCCGGTAGTCGAGCCCTGCGATGACCCATTCGGCCGACCGGTCGCCGTTGAACATCCCGGCGAGGTCTACCGTGTGTGCGCCGGTGTCGTAGAAGTCGCCCCAGCCGATTTCGACGCGCTGAAGCTCGCCGATTTCGCCGTCGTCGAGCAGTCGTTTCGCCTCCGTGAACGGTCGTCCGAAGCGGCGCTGTCGGTTGAACGTGAGTTGGACGTCCCGCCGATAACACTCCTGTACCATTCGCTGTGCGTCGGCCCATTCGGTCGCCATGGGCTTCTCGCAGTGAATCGCCTCGACGCCGCGTTTGGCACACCCGACGACGATGTCCTCGTGTATCGCTGGCGGGACGGTGATGCTGACG
This sequence is a window from Haladaptatus sp. R4. Protein-coding genes within it:
- a CDS encoding oligopeptide/dipeptide ABC transporter ATP-binding protein, with the protein product NHPYTSVLRWATPDLGMDMSVTGDFPMRKIDIPDPVNPPSGCRFHTRCPEAREVCTRETPEPMDVGDASVCACFRVEEHHEYWNSPPIEEMENDDSDADSGLESTSEGVESD